A portion of the Flavobacterium magnum genome contains these proteins:
- a CDS encoding OsmC family protein — MTSKVTYLGDLRTVSVHLQSGREIITDAPTDNHGKGEAFSPTDMVANSLGSCMISIMAIKSKDLDLDLTGSTVEITKIMQPEPRKIAKIVAVVQMSIATTDKNKTILERAAMTCPVFLSLHPDIEKDVTFHWKA, encoded by the coding sequence ATGACATCGAAAGTAACCTATCTGGGTGACCTGCGCACCGTTTCAGTACATCTGCAATCAGGAAGGGAAATCATTACTGACGCTCCAACCGACAACCATGGAAAAGGCGAGGCATTTTCCCCGACCGACATGGTTGCCAATTCCCTCGGCAGCTGTATGATTTCGATTATGGCCATCAAATCAAAAGACCTGGACCTGGATCTCACGGGGTCGACCGTCGAAATCACCAAAATAATGCAGCCTGAGCCGCGGAAGATCGCTAAGATTGTTGCGGTGGTTCAGATGTCGATCGCCACGACGGACAAAAACAAAACCATATTGGAGCGTGCGGCGATGACCTGCCCGGTATTCTTAAGTCTGCATCCGGATATCGAAAAAGATGTAACCTTCCACTGGAAGGCATAG
- a CDS encoding TIGR00341 family protein, with protein MNRILQFINLNHGEEDRKKVLENVTANTSFRGSNLWILACAIVVASIGLNVNSTAVIIGAMLISPLMGPIVGAGFGLGIFDFALLRKSLKNILIATLVSLAVSTIYFYLSPFKETQTELLARTAPNIYDILIAFFGGLVGVIAITRVEKGNPIPGVAIATALMPPLCTAGYGLAIGNFKFFFGAMYLYIINCVFICIATFIIIKYLKYRPVEQVNPKRQKQVRYAMTALILVLMVPSIYFAFKLYEEKKFNEKVNRYIESEFTSKGYTIIYKNTKYVSNPHTIEVAFLTKKFSHDEILELNEKLRRYKIDNSRLRIRQDTTDLKRDILNQIGSEKAAINEKDIAIANLKKQLQSSKIDNARILPEVKILFPAIQNISIAGHQFNEGTDSTKTVCVMLYKASKNLTEDEKEKLATWLKQKLQVKEMEIYGQLLAKPKTRRK; from the coding sequence ATGAATAGGATACTACAATTCATAAATCTGAACCACGGAGAAGAAGACCGGAAAAAGGTGCTTGAAAATGTAACCGCGAACACGTCTTTCCGCGGCTCAAACTTATGGATCCTCGCCTGCGCGATTGTCGTGGCATCGATAGGGCTCAACGTCAATTCCACTGCCGTCATTATCGGCGCGATGCTGATATCACCCCTGATGGGCCCGATTGTGGGGGCCGGCTTCGGTTTGGGTATTTTCGATTTCGCGTTGCTTCGGAAATCACTGAAGAACATCTTAATTGCCACATTGGTCAGCCTTGCCGTCTCCACGATTTATTTTTACCTGAGTCCGTTCAAGGAAACCCAAACCGAGCTGCTGGCCCGGACGGCGCCCAATATTTATGACATCCTCATTGCCTTTTTTGGCGGACTCGTAGGGGTGATTGCGATAACACGTGTAGAAAAGGGAAACCCGATTCCCGGCGTCGCGATTGCCACCGCGCTGATGCCGCCCTTGTGTACCGCTGGGTATGGCCTGGCTATTGGCAATTTTAAGTTTTTCTTCGGTGCGATGTACCTGTATATCATCAATTGCGTATTCATTTGTATTGCCACGTTTATCATCATCAAATATTTAAAATACCGGCCTGTCGAACAAGTCAACCCCAAAAGGCAGAAACAGGTCAGGTACGCCATGACGGCGTTGATCCTGGTGTTAATGGTGCCCAGCATTTATTTTGCTTTCAAACTATACGAAGAAAAGAAGTTCAATGAAAAAGTCAATCGGTATATCGAAAGCGAATTCACCAGCAAAGGATACACCATCATTTACAAGAATACCAAATACGTCAGCAACCCGCATACTATTGAAGTGGCTTTCCTGACAAAAAAGTTCAGCCATGATGAGATACTGGAACTCAACGAGAAACTCAGGCGGTACAAGATTGACAATTCCCGTTTGCGGATCAGGCAGGACACGACAGATTTAAAAAGGGACATCCTTAACCAGATTGGCTCGGAAAAAGCGGCGATTAATGAAAAAGATATTGCAATCGCGAATCTCAAAAAGCAGCTGCAATCATCGAAAATTGACAATGCGAGGATACTGCCCGAGGTAAAAATACTATTCCCTGCGATACAGAATATCTCGATTGCCGGGCACCAGTTCAACGAAGGCACCGACAGCACAAAAACGGTCTGCGTGATGCTGTACAAAGCCAGCAAAAATCTGACTGAGGATGAGAAAGAAAAACTGGCAACCTGGCTTAAGCAGAAATTACAGGTTAAAGAGATGGAGATTTACGGTCAGCTGTTAGCCAAGCCGAAAACAAGAAGGAAATAG
- a CDS encoding DUF3820 family protein codes for MSPDQQQLIKLAHAKMPFGKYEGRFLIDLPEYYVVWYQQKGFPKGLLGQQLQLVYELKLNGLEELIRNIRKQYPEPRR; via the coding sequence ATGTCGCCGGACCAACAGCAGCTGATAAAACTGGCGCACGCCAAAATGCCTTTCGGGAAATATGAGGGGCGTTTCCTCATCGACCTGCCCGAGTATTATGTGGTCTGGTACCAGCAGAAAGGCTTTCCCAAAGGTTTGTTGGGTCAACAGTTACAGTTGGTTTATGAACTGAAGCTGAATGGCCTCGAAGAGCTGATCCGCAACATCAGGAAACAGTATCCTGAGCCTCGCAGATAG
- a CDS encoding lipocalin family protein, which translates to MMKKILLVILVALYPKIHYAQTDIAEQIQGQWIFEKARTAEQLPDGSAANRETLPAAKMTVYFKADNTGNFNFTDKDSEKFTWTINRNRLTIVYAGDNPMCKMFSNDFKAIVRDRKGLRKMELIKNGLTISLTQ; encoded by the coding sequence ATGATGAAAAAAATATTGCTCGTAATCCTGGTTGCACTCTATCCCAAAATACACTACGCCCAAACCGATATTGCAGAGCAGATCCAGGGACAGTGGATTTTCGAGAAAGCCAGGACAGCGGAACAACTTCCCGACGGGAGTGCCGCGAACCGCGAGACGTTGCCTGCAGCGAAGATGACGGTATATTTTAAAGCCGATAACACGGGGAATTTCAATTTCACCGATAAGGACTCTGAAAAATTCACCTGGACGATAAACCGAAACCGCCTGACAATAGTGTACGCAGGCGATAACCCGATGTGTAAAATGTTCAGTAATGATTTTAAGGCGATTGTCCGTGACCGGAAAGGCCTCAGGAAGATGGAACTGATTAAAAACGGGCTGACGATTTCACTGACGCAGTAA
- a CDS encoding DUF1543 domain-containing protein, whose translation MKLFMVMLGATPPGRFTEQHDIFFGIGNSLKDLVPHMQDFWPEALGKIHIDAWREVSHVDGFEISVVPKESVPHRQHLFFINLGGYRENEFEEYHYKVLAVGKTLAEASKKSKQTAFYKHYSFKGAESHIDDKFGIDVDDIYKVEDMLPGAFRENYALRINPSPDVRADKLHIGYVKIEKLLKK comes from the coding sequence ATGAAATTATTTATGGTAATGCTTGGTGCCACGCCACCGGGACGGTTCACGGAACAGCATGATATCTTTTTCGGGATTGGCAATTCATTGAAAGACCTGGTCCCGCATATGCAGGATTTCTGGCCGGAAGCGCTTGGTAAAATCCATATTGACGCCTGGCGCGAGGTGAGTCATGTCGACGGGTTTGAGATCAGCGTGGTGCCAAAGGAATCCGTTCCGCACCGGCAGCATCTGTTCTTTATCAATCTTGGTGGTTACCGCGAGAACGAATTCGAGGAATACCATTATAAGGTACTGGCGGTCGGAAAAACTTTGGCAGAAGCCTCGAAAAAGTCAAAACAAACGGCTTTTTACAAGCACTATAGTTTCAAGGGAGCCGAATCTCATATCGATGACAAGTTTGGGATTGACGTCGATGACATTTATAAAGTGGAGGATATGCTGCCCGGTGCATTCCGGGAAAACTACGCTTTGCGCATCAATCCATCTCCCGATGTCCGGGCTGACAAACTGCACATTGGGTACGTCAAAATTGAGAAACTCTTGAAGAAGTGA
- the guaA gene encoding glutamine-hydrolyzing GMP synthase, with product MQHNVLILDFGSQYTQLIARRVRELNIFCEIFPYNHIPSDLSTYKAVILSGSPFSVRAEDAPHPELSGIRGKLPLLAVCYGAQYLSHFSGGEVAPSDTREYGRANLSYIKSGETFFEGVSENSQVWMSHSDTIKTLPTNGIRLASTHDVENAAYRIDGETTYAIQFHPEVYHSTDGKAMLENFLVKIAHVPQNFTPNAFVEEIVAEMQQKVGDDKVVLGLSGGVDSTVAAVLLHKAIGKNLYCIFVNNGLLRKNEFENVLDQYKHMGLNVKGVDASGRFLDALAGIEDPELKRKAIGRVFIEVFDDEAHRIEDVKWLAQGTIYPDVIESVSVKGPSATIKSHHNVGGLPDYMKLQIVEPLRMLFKDEVRRVGATLGIDAALLGRHPFPGPGLSIRILGDITPEKVRILQDVDAVFIDGLKSWGLYDKVWQAGAILLPVNSVGVMGDERTYEKVVALRAVESTDGMTADWVHLPYEFLMKVSNDIINKVKGVNRVVYDISSKPPATIEWE from the coding sequence ATGCAACACAACGTACTCATTTTAGATTTCGGATCGCAATACACACAACTAATTGCGAGAAGGGTTCGCGAGTTAAATATCTTCTGCGAAATTTTCCCTTACAACCACATTCCGTCAGATTTATCAACCTACAAAGCCGTCATCCTTTCTGGAAGCCCGTTTTCTGTTCGCGCTGAGGACGCACCGCATCCGGAACTGTCCGGCATACGCGGAAAACTGCCATTGCTCGCGGTTTGTTACGGCGCACAGTATCTTTCGCATTTCAGTGGCGGCGAGGTCGCACCCTCTGACACACGCGAGTATGGCCGTGCAAACCTGAGTTACATCAAATCCGGAGAAACTTTTTTTGAAGGGGTGTCTGAAAATTCCCAGGTATGGATGAGCCACAGCGATACGATCAAAACACTGCCGACAAACGGTATCAGGCTGGCAAGCACGCATGACGTGGAGAACGCCGCCTACCGCATTGACGGCGAGACGACGTACGCGATCCAGTTTCACCCGGAAGTGTACCATTCGACGGACGGTAAGGCGATGCTCGAAAATTTCCTCGTAAAAATTGCGCACGTGCCGCAGAATTTCACCCCGAATGCGTTCGTTGAGGAAATCGTTGCGGAAATGCAGCAGAAAGTAGGCGACGATAAAGTCGTACTTGGACTTTCAGGCGGTGTCGACTCTACCGTGGCGGCTGTTTTGCTGCACAAAGCCATCGGCAAAAACCTGTATTGTATTTTTGTCAATAATGGCCTGTTGCGCAAGAATGAGTTTGAAAATGTACTGGATCAGTACAAACATATGGGCCTTAACGTAAAAGGGGTAGATGCCTCAGGACGTTTCCTCGATGCGCTCGCAGGAATTGAGGACCCCGAATTGAAGCGCAAGGCTATCGGACGCGTATTCATTGAGGTTTTTGACGACGAGGCCCACCGCATCGAAGACGTGAAATGGCTGGCCCAAGGTACGATTTATCCCGATGTTATCGAATCGGTATCTGTAAAAGGCCCTTCAGCTACTATAAAATCACACCATAATGTAGGCGGCTTACCGGATTATATGAAACTGCAGATTGTCGAGCCGTTGCGCATGCTTTTTAAGGACGAAGTGCGTAGGGTGGGGGCGACATTAGGCATTGATGCTGCGTTACTCGGACGACACCCGTTTCCGGGGCCTGGACTGTCAATCAGGATTTTGGGTGATATTACTCCGGAGAAAGTCCGTATATTACAGGACGTGGACGCCGTTTTCATTGACGGACTCAAATCCTGGGGATTGTACGATAAAGTCTGGCAGGCAGGCGCTATCCTGCTCCCTGTGAACAGCGTGGGCGTGATGGGCGATGAGCGTACTTATGAAAAAGTCGTCGCACTGCGCGCAGTGGAATCGACTGACGGGATGACCGCAGACTGGGTTCACCTGCCTTACGAATTCCTGATGAAAGTGTCTAACGACATCATCAATAAGGTAAAAGGCGTAAATCGCGTGGTGTATGACATCAGTTCGAAGCCTCCGGCAACGATCGAATGGGAGTAA
- a CDS encoding LPXTG cell wall anchor domain-containing protein has product MYNKKVIIGVAAGVAVLALAGILLAKKKKSKKQKLIDKADGLADNFKSKLHNLQRKAQKEIKHAADRGEEFTNVARDRAADWIGKVSPS; this is encoded by the coding sequence ATGTATAACAAAAAAGTGATTATCGGAGTAGCAGCGGGAGTTGCTGTTCTGGCCCTTGCAGGGATTTTATTGGCCAAAAAGAAAAAGTCAAAAAAACAAAAACTGATCGATAAGGCGGATGGACTTGCCGATAATTTCAAAAGCAAGTTACATAACCTGCAACGAAAAGCGCAGAAAGAGATCAAGCACGCCGCCGATCGTGGCGAAGAGTTTACGAATGTGGCCAGGGATCGCGCTGCCGACTGGATCGGGAAAGTAAGCCCAAGTTAG
- a CDS encoding glycosyltransferase: METRNNLNGKIGSTNFLSFMPKDFLFENNNTTEPGKVPEVLFITSFPPRQCGIATYSYDLIKALKKQFVYSFNIQVCALETNEEQHSYEEDVKYILNTSEARSYEDLAEKINADDNIKIVLLQHEFGFFAHSIKEFNAFISRLNKPLVTVFHTVLPRPDEVFKQNVQHILDTVDGIIVMTNGASEILCRDYAVDESKISIIPHGTHLVPHLDKKMLKEKYGLQGRKILSTFGLLSSGKNIETTLEALPNIVKTSPEVLFLIIGKTHPTVALREGEQYREMLQQKITDLNLHKHVKFINKYLPLEELLDYLQLTDIYVFTSNDPNQAVSGTFSYALSCGCPVISTPIPHAKEVLAEGSGILFDFGNSEQLAEAVNRLLFDVKLRKEIILNGLHQITGTAWENSAVAHAKFLQKISNNQLELHYRNPDFNLDHIKKMTTDFGILQFSKINTPDINSGYTIDDNARAMIALCQHYKMTHDEADLKYIRIYLDFIAYCERSDEMFMNYVDYNHNFTSQNNEVNLEDSTGRAIWGLGYVVSLANVLPDDIVQKAEDIMERTFRHVQHIHSPRAMAFIIKGLYYYNRSIDSAQAIDLATLFADRLVQMYRHESSADWKWYESYLTYANSVLPEALLCAYTLTGNREYRDVAKETMDFLLSKTFTDSAIKVICNKTWQQKGSDNDAFGEQPIDVAYTIITLRKFHDIFKDPEYLRKMEMAFNWFLGNNHLEQIIYNPCTGGCFDGLEEKNVNLNQGSESTVSYLMARLMSYKYFGNEDNVYSRKKNKTYKLVN, translated from the coding sequence ATGGAAACACGCAACAACCTCAATGGCAAAATCGGAAGCACCAACTTCCTTTCGTTTATGCCGAAAGACTTTTTATTTGAAAATAACAATACTACTGAGCCGGGTAAAGTGCCGGAAGTCTTGTTTATCACCTCGTTTCCGCCGAGGCAATGCGGCATCGCTACGTACTCTTACGATTTGATTAAGGCCCTTAAAAAGCAGTTTGTGTATTCCTTCAACATCCAGGTCTGTGCGCTGGAAACCAATGAGGAACAGCACTCTTACGAAGAAGACGTTAAATACATTCTCAATACGTCAGAGGCCCGGTCCTACGAAGACCTTGCGGAAAAAATCAACGCCGACGACAACATCAAGATTGTGCTCCTGCAGCATGAATTTGGTTTTTTTGCGCACAGTATCAAGGAATTTAATGCGTTCATTTCCAGGTTGAACAAACCACTGGTGACGGTTTTCCACACGGTATTGCCAAGACCGGACGAAGTATTCAAGCAGAATGTGCAACACATCCTCGACACTGTAGATGGCATTATCGTCATGACAAACGGCGCTTCCGAAATCCTGTGCCGGGATTATGCAGTCGATGAATCCAAAATTTCGATTATACCTCACGGCACGCACCTGGTGCCGCACCTCGATAAAAAAATGCTTAAGGAAAAGTACGGTTTACAGGGCCGTAAAATACTGTCCACTTTCGGGTTGCTGAGTTCAGGAAAAAACATTGAGACGACCCTGGAAGCATTGCCCAATATCGTCAAGACTTCTCCTGAAGTACTGTTTCTGATCATCGGGAAGACACATCCGACGGTGGCGCTGCGCGAAGGCGAACAATACCGTGAGATGCTGCAACAGAAGATCACGGACCTGAATTTGCACAAACATGTCAAATTCATAAATAAATACCTGCCACTAGAAGAACTGCTCGATTATCTGCAGCTTACAGATATCTACGTATTCACATCGAATGATCCGAACCAGGCCGTGAGCGGCACGTTTTCGTATGCACTGAGTTGTGGCTGTCCCGTTATTTCCACACCGATTCCACATGCCAAAGAGGTCCTCGCGGAAGGCAGCGGCATTTTGTTTGATTTCGGAAATTCGGAGCAACTGGCGGAAGCGGTAAACAGGCTGCTTTTTGATGTGAAGCTGCGTAAGGAAATCATCCTTAACGGCTTGCACCAAATTACGGGAACGGCATGGGAGAACTCGGCCGTCGCACATGCCAAATTCCTTCAGAAGATTTCCAATAACCAGCTCGAGCTGCATTACCGCAATCCTGATTTCAATCTTGACCACATCAAAAAAATGACTACCGATTTCGGTATTTTGCAATTCAGCAAGATCAACACGCCGGACATCAACTCGGGTTATACGATCGATGACAACGCGCGGGCCATGATTGCATTGTGCCAGCATTATAAGATGACACATGATGAAGCGGACCTAAAATACATCAGGATTTACCTTGACTTTATAGCGTACTGCGAAAGGAGCGACGAGATGTTCATGAATTATGTTGACTATAATCATAATTTTACTTCGCAAAACAATGAGGTGAACCTTGAAGATTCTACAGGACGTGCCATATGGGGTCTGGGGTATGTAGTATCGTTGGCAAACGTACTTCCGGACGACATAGTCCAGAAAGCCGAGGATATCATGGAGCGCACGTTCCGCCATGTGCAGCACATACACTCTCCGCGCGCGATGGCGTTCATCATAAAGGGACTGTATTATTACAACCGCAGCATCGACAGTGCCCAGGCGATTGACCTCGCTACATTGTTTGCTGACAGGTTGGTGCAGATGTACCGCCATGAGTCGTCCGCAGACTGGAAATGGTATGAAAGTTACCTGACGTATGCCAACAGCGTACTGCCCGAAGCCTTGCTTTGTGCATACACCCTGACAGGAAATAGGGAATATCGCGACGTGGCTAAGGAAACGATGGATTTCCTGCTTTCAAAAACCTTCACCGATTCTGCGATAAAGGTCATTTGCAACAAAACGTGGCAGCAGAAAGGCAGCGACAACGACGCCTTCGGGGAGCAACCGATCGACGTAGCCTACACGATCATTACGCTGCGCAAATTCCACGACATTTTCAAAGACCCTGAATATTTACGAAAAATGGAAATGGCTTTCAATTGGTTCCTAGGAAACAACCACCTTGAGCAAATCATCTACAATCCTTGTACCGGTGGCTGCTTCGATGGATTGGAAGAGAAAAACGTTAATCTCAACCAGGGCTCTGAATCGACGGTCAGTTACCTGATGGCGCGGTTGATGAGTTACAAATATTTCGGTAATGAGGACAATGTATACAGCCGTAAAAAGAACAAGACCTATAAATTGGTAAATTAA
- a CDS encoding pesticidal protein Cry7Aa — protein sequence MVAVTKHGIVLEKRELDFEIEGVLNPAVIHENGQIHMLYRAVAKGNRSTIGYCRFDEKDPLTVVERYDKPIVVSESDYEKHGVEDPRIVNIDGTYYLSYCAYDGVNAFGAVATSTDLFNFEKKGIVVPRVEGDTFREWLTHSDDLNVKYFRLNMGDNYIWDKNVIFFPRKVHGKLFFLHRIKPGIQIAKIKDIVELDADFWQDYLTNLEDHIVLDPKYNHELSYIGNGCPPIETEHGWLIIYHGVHDVVTGYMYTACAALLDLENPGKEIARLPYALFEPEKDWELKGYINNVVFPTGTALLDDTLYIYYGAADERIACASVSLSELLSELLANRKSAETPTN from the coding sequence ATGGTAGCAGTCACAAAACACGGCATTGTGCTGGAAAAGAGGGAATTGGATTTTGAAATCGAAGGGGTACTCAACCCTGCAGTCATTCACGAAAACGGCCAGATCCATATGTTATACCGTGCGGTTGCGAAAGGCAATCGGTCAACTATAGGCTATTGCCGGTTTGACGAAAAAGACCCTCTTACGGTGGTGGAAAGATATGATAAGCCGATTGTCGTATCAGAATCCGATTATGAGAAGCACGGTGTAGAGGATCCGCGTATTGTTAATATTGACGGTACCTACTACCTGTCGTATTGTGCGTATGACGGCGTGAATGCCTTCGGCGCCGTAGCCACGTCAACCGATCTTTTCAATTTTGAGAAAAAGGGGATTGTGGTCCCACGGGTTGAAGGGGATACGTTCCGCGAGTGGCTTACGCACAGCGACGACCTGAACGTCAAATATTTCAGGCTCAACATGGGCGACAATTATATCTGGGACAAAAATGTTATTTTTTTTCCGAGAAAAGTTCACGGGAAACTGTTTTTCCTGCACCGCATCAAGCCCGGGATTCAAATCGCCAAAATCAAGGATATCGTAGAACTTGATGCCGATTTCTGGCAGGATTACCTAACAAACCTTGAAGACCATATCGTTTTGGATCCGAAGTACAATCATGAGCTGAGTTATATAGGTAACGGATGCCCTCCGATTGAAACTGAACACGGCTGGCTGATTATCTATCACGGCGTCCACGATGTCGTTACAGGTTACATGTATACTGCGTGTGCCGCGCTGCTCGATCTGGAAAATCCGGGCAAGGAAATCGCCAGGCTGCCGTATGCGCTTTTTGAACCCGAGAAAGACTGGGAATTAAAGGGTTACATCAATAATGTCGTATTTCCTACGGGAACGGCGTTACTCGATGATACCCTGTACATATACTACGGCGCAGCAGATGAGCGGATTGCCTGTGCCTCAGTAAGCCTTTCGGAATTGCTTTCGGAATTGCTTGCCAACAGAAAATCCGCTGAAACGCCAACCAACTAA
- a CDS encoding LysM peptidoglycan-binding domain-containing protein, which produces MKQLLVVFAASLLVSCSAFAQDKIIKHKVAKGETVTQIAEKYKVTPAEIYRLNPDSQKGLKPEMVLLISSGMKPQAKVNADNQAVKTHTVAAKETLYGLSKIYGITDAEILRANPGLSQDGLKVGQVINIPVKSDGKAGIKEAKRDRKSDKKQEPVVHTVVSGDTKYSIARQYNTTVSQLDTDNPEIKNSLQIGFRIKVFPNTNKAVQEVTVEEDKTISIKPETRKPEFIDYQVKPKETLYSLGRKFGVAQEELFKWNPELKDGVKEGMTIKYPASVKVNETVTKSVSGLSKTINTDNRKQLVLLLPFNISKIEGDTVNSTSARLKKDKFLNMTLDFYSGALMAVDSAKALNLNLDIKIYDSQETKNSSAVATLISQNNIGSADVVVGPFYQSNVEKAAELLQKKSVAVISPLSKESTAAFPNLMQSMPSPELVKNEMLDFLRAKNGNITAIIDPKRLSAKQFFTQNHKDVKLIGLNEKGLITAESVAKEFVKGRMNYVILDSEKTGLILNTLNVLVPMMADYSLQLVILEKNDTFDFEEVPLAKLAQLHLLYPSLTRDNTSAEAAIFEKDYKEKNKIFPNQYAIRGFDVVFDAMLRLSQEKSFMETVETTSSDQVENRFDYEKLPSGTYMNKGFYILYYDTDLSVKEAN; this is translated from the coding sequence ATGAAACAATTATTGGTAGTTTTTGCGGCATCTTTGCTGGTTTCCTGTTCCGCATTTGCGCAGGATAAAATCATTAAGCATAAAGTAGCCAAAGGCGAAACCGTAACGCAGATTGCTGAAAAATACAAGGTTACGCCTGCAGAAATCTACCGACTCAATCCTGATTCGCAAAAAGGACTCAAGCCCGAAATGGTCCTGCTGATTTCGTCCGGGATGAAGCCACAGGCCAAGGTAAACGCCGATAACCAAGCGGTAAAAACCCATACTGTTGCGGCAAAGGAGACCCTGTACGGCCTTTCCAAAATTTACGGAATTACCGATGCAGAAATACTCAGGGCCAATCCAGGGCTAAGCCAGGACGGACTTAAAGTAGGGCAGGTTATCAATATTCCGGTGAAATCCGACGGCAAAGCGGGCATAAAAGAAGCAAAGCGCGACAGGAAATCGGACAAAAAGCAGGAACCGGTGGTACACACCGTCGTCTCGGGAGATACCAAATATTCGATCGCAAGGCAATACAATACGACGGTATCACAACTTGACACCGACAATCCCGAGATTAAGAACAGCCTTCAGATTGGCTTCAGGATCAAGGTTTTCCCTAATACCAATAAAGCGGTTCAGGAAGTGACTGTAGAAGAGGACAAAACCATCAGCATCAAGCCTGAGACCCGGAAACCTGAATTTATTGATTACCAGGTGAAGCCGAAAGAGACTTTGTACAGCCTCGGCCGCAAATTCGGGGTGGCGCAGGAAGAACTCTTCAAATGGAATCCGGAGCTGAAAGACGGTGTGAAGGAAGGCATGACCATCAAATATCCCGCGTCGGTGAAAGTCAATGAGACCGTAACCAAATCGGTTTCAGGACTGTCAAAAACCATCAACACCGACAATAGGAAACAGTTGGTGCTGTTGTTGCCCTTCAACATATCGAAGATTGAAGGCGATACGGTGAACTCGACTTCAGCGCGGCTTAAAAAAGACAAATTCCTCAACATGACGCTCGATTTTTATTCGGGGGCATTGATGGCTGTCGATTCTGCAAAAGCACTGAACCTGAATCTCGACATTAAGATATACGATTCCCAGGAGACCAAAAATTCATCCGCTGTGGCCACGCTGATTTCACAGAACAATATCGGTTCAGCCGATGTGGTGGTGGGTCCTTTTTACCAGTCGAATGTGGAGAAAGCGGCCGAACTGCTCCAGAAGAAAAGCGTTGCGGTCATTTCCCCGTTGTCAAAAGAAAGTACGGCTGCGTTTCCAAACCTGATGCAGTCGATGCCGTCACCAGAACTGGTTAAAAACGAAATGCTCGATTTTCTTCGCGCAAAAAATGGGAACATTACGGCCATTATCGACCCGAAAAGGTTGTCGGCCAAACAGTTTTTTACACAAAATCATAAAGACGTGAAACTCATCGGGCTCAATGAAAAAGGGCTTATTACGGCTGAATCGGTCGCGAAGGAGTTCGTTAAAGGCAGGATGAATTATGTCATCCTCGACAGTGAAAAAACCGGGCTGATACTCAACACACTCAACGTGCTTGTACCGATGATGGCCGATTACTCATTGCAACTGGTAATCCTTGAGAAGAATGATACCTTTGATTTCGAAGAAGTGCCCTTAGCAAAACTGGCCCAGCTGCATTTGCTGTACCCTTCGCTGACGAGGGACAACACCTCGGCTGAAGCGGCTATTTTCGAAAAGGATTACAAAGAGAAAAATAAGATTTTCCCAAACCAGTATGCCATCCGCGGATTTGATGTGGTTTTTGATGCAATGCTGCGCCTGTCCCAGGAAAAATCGTTTATGGAAACGGTGGAGACGACGTCAAGCGACCAGGTTGAAAACCGTTTCGATTATGAGAAGCTGCCCTCGGGTACTTACATGAACAAGGGATTTTACATACTGTACTACGACACGGATTTATCTGTTAAAGAAGCAAACTGA